The genome window TGGATCGGATTACGGATTACCGGTCACGGGTTACCCTTCCGGTGTTCGGTAAACGGTGTTCGGTAATCCGATGGGATTCGACACGGTTCCGGATCGGATTACCGGTTACCGGTCACGGGTTACCCTTCCGGTAAACGGTATTCGGTAATCCGATGGGATTCGACGCGGTTCCGGATCGGGTTACCGGTTACCGGTCACGGATGACCCGAAGCGGCGGTCCTCGGTTGGCGGTCAACCTTATGGTGTCCAGTCGCTCGCCACGATTTGAATGTCGTTGACGTCCACGTCGCCATCGCAATCCACATCGTGGGCCATGGTGTAGGCCGGGTTGTTGAAGTCCCCGGCCACCAGCTGGATATCGACAATGTCGACGCTGCCTGATCCGTTGACATCGGTCATGCCGGCGATGCAGGCCACCTCGAAGGCTCCCATATCGTAATCGGAACCTGCCGGCCGGGCCACATTGTCCAGATCCGGGGAGTCTCCTCCAGGGCAGGCATCAATGGCCGGTGAGCCGACTCCCAGCCGGTAGTCGCCGCGCGGCGTGGCGGTAAACAGGGGGTCCTCGCTGATGTTGCCGGGACCGGTTAGCGCGCCACCTTGCGTGTCGTTGCAGGCTGCCGTAGCCAGGGGGGTGATGATGCCGAAAGAGCCGTTGTTCCAGACGATATTGTTGTCGAAGGTGCCGGAGGTGCCGGCCGCAAAGTATACGGCGTGACTTATGTTGTCGGCAAAGGTGTTGTGCAGGGCATGAAGTTCCGCCGACGGCCCTACCCCTCCGACATCGTAGAGGTGCACGGTGCTGTCATTGATGCCGCTGGCCACATTGTCCCTGATCAGGCTGTTTTCCAGTGCCAGTATGCTGTCATAGAGTTCAACGGCCGATGCCTGACTGGCCGTATTGCCCAGGAAGGCTGCATGGGATACCAGCCCCGTGCTTTCGCCTTCCATGTGAATGGCGCCCCCTTTGTCGCCGGCATCGTTGGTCCTGAACTCCGTGCAATAGTGGTCGGCGGGCAGTGCAGATGGATCACATATGACAGGAACCAGGACACGGTTGGTCGGGGAGGCGGGTGGGGCCTCCACGGGGGCTGGCATGGTCGATGATATCTGGATACCGCTCCCATTTTCGGCGGCGATGCCACCGCCGTTGTCTCCCGCCTGATTGTTGCGCACCAGGGTGTTTGCCATGAACAAGTCGCTGTCGTCCAGATAGATACCGCCACCGTCGCCGGCGGGCGCTTCATTGCCATTGACGGCACCGCCGATCTGGGCACCTTCCACCCGGACCGAAGCACTGTCCAGCGCATAGATGCCTCCGCCATTGCCTGTTAGCGCAGTGTTGGTCCATATCTCGGGGATGCGCGTGTTGTTTTCGTCGTCCAGCCAGAGGGTGGCGCCGCCATCGAGATAGATTCCGCCGCCGTGGTTGTCCGCCTGGTTGCTGCCCATCTGGAGCCAGCCCCAGGAGTCGACAAGGCCACCACCTGAGGCAAAGATCCCGCCGCCGTTCGCCTGGGCGGTGTTGCTGTTGATCTGAAGACGATAGTCGGAGAGGGCACGAAGCTCAAGGGTGTTCGAGTTGTCGTAGTAGATCCCACCACCGTTGCCTCCGGCTTGATTGACGCCGACGTAACCTGGCTGGTTGACTGCCTCCACGCGCAGGGTTCCATCCAGGTTGTAGATACCACCGCCATGGCTACCGGCCTCGTTCCAACGAATATCGGAATCCAGGATCACCAGCTCTCCGCCAGTCTGGGAAATGGCGCCACCCATGTGGGCCGCCTGGTTGTATTGCAGGACCGCGTTGTTCAGGTTCGCGCTTCCCTTGCCAATTCCCAGTCCGCCGCCGGAAACGCCATTGGCCCAGTTATAGCTTAGGCTGGCGCCGCTGTGGATAGTCAGGGTGCTTTGCCCCCAAAGCCGGATTGCACCGAAATAACCGCTGGCGACGTTGTTGTCTACGGAACTGTCGTCCACCGACACATCGGCGTTGTCGTCCAGAATGTAGATGCCGCCGCCCAGGTCGCCGGTCAGGTTGTTGTCGATGTGGCTGCCGTTCTGGATGGTCACTGTTGGTCCCGCAGCTGGGGCATTTCCGTCCCCCTCCACCGGGGGCGACTCTCCTTCGACAAAGATGCCGCCACCCCGGTCGGTGGCCTCGTTGTCCGCCACCAGGGAGCTGCTAATGGTAACGGAGGCACCTCCGGCCACATAGATTCCCCCGCCTCGATAGCTGGCGAAATTGTGCTGAACACCGCTGACGCCATACATCGCCAACGTGGTGCCAGGATCGGTCAGGAATATCCCGCCACCGTTGACGGCGTCATTGTTGGCAGTCTCAAATACGTATCCGATATCGGCGCTATCATAGAGTGACACATCGGCCCCGTCGAAAGCATATACCCCTCCACCGTCATTGGCCGCCACGTTGGATCGGATCCTGCTTGTGTCGTGCATTTGCAGTTCGCCCCCATCCATGTAGACTCCGCCGCCAAGGTCGGCCGATTCGTTGGGGTCCAGGTAATCGCCGACCCGGCTGTCGTTGCGCATGATCAATGTGGCGTCTTGCAGCGCAACGCCGCTACCGTCGCCGGAGCCGGTCGTAACATTCTGTTCGATCTTGCTGCCGTTGATCAGCTCCACAGTGCCAGTGGTGTAGACCCGGAGCCCACCGCCTTTATTGCTGGCGGACCCATAGGTCAGGTCTGTGTTGTCGAGGATCACCGTGCTGCCACTATCGACGTAGAGAATGCCGCCCAGGGGGTTTGTGCCGTCGGTCAACCGCAGATTGGCCAGCGTCACGTCGGTGTTAGGGGCCACGTAGGCGACGCGATCGACGTCGTTAGCATCTATTGTGACCCCCCCGGTGGAATCGCTCAGGCAGTCGCCGGTAGCCGCTGTCAGGGTCAGGTCTGTGTCGATCGTTCCCAGGACCTCAGGATAGGTGCCAGGGGCGATGTAGATCGTATCGCCTGGACTGGCGGCGGCGATAGCGCCGGTAATCGTGTTGTACTGGCAGAGGGCGCCGTTGAGGCCTACGAAGGCGTAGGCCTCGTCGGCACCTGCATCGTAGTCGCCGCTGATACGCTCTTCACAGTTGTAGCAGACCAGGCTGAAGTGCTGATCGGTGGGATCGCCGTTGAAGTAATAGGCGTCGCCATTGATGAATTCAGCCTCGACCCGTACCGTGTACACGCCGGTCAACGGCGCCTGGATCCAGACGTTCTCCACGTTGTTGAGATCATCGTCCACCGCACCGGTGGCGCTCCAGCCGTTGCTGCCGAAGCGGTTGCCATACCAGGTAGTGCCATTGGGGGCCACCACGCGCAGGTCCAGGTCGTTGACACGGGCCGGATTGGCGCCAGCAGCTCCAGGTGCATCGGACCAGACCAGGGTGATGCGCAGTGGCTGGCCGGTGTCGTTGACCTCGATCTCTCGGCTCCAGCTCTGGCCGCTGGCGGTCAACAGATCGGGATTCTGATAGTATTGCACAGCAACCTCAGGGTTGAGCATCCGGTCCAGGTTGGCGCGGCCCCAGCCCTGATGGTCATCAGGCCGGCTACCCATGACATTGCCCCAGCCGTCGTCGCCGCCGGCCAGGTCGTCGGTGGTGTTGACCAGCGCTGCCTTGACCATGGAAGGCATGGGATTGATGCTGGTGTCGTTGCGAAGCCGCCAGAACTCGGTGAAGAGCGCCGCCGCGCCAGCCATGGCCGGCGACGACATGCTGGTGCCCGAGCAGTAGGAATGTTGTGTGGAATTGCCCGGGGACGTAGCGCAGGTGATGTCGATCTGGCCGCCAGCCGTGACCACCCGGTTTTCCGTGCTGATGATGTAGGCGCCTGGTGCCATGATATTGGGCAGCAGGCGGCCATCGATGGCAGGTCCCCGGCTGCTGGAGGAACGCAGGGAGTCGATATCGCCGGTCAAACCCCCGGCCATATCGGACCGCCGGCTAAGACTGTTGCCGGTGACGATCAGGTTTTTGGCCTCCTTGGGTTCGGTGATCGAGCTCATGCAGGGACCGGGACAGTCGTCACCCGAGTTGCCGGCGGAGAAGACCGTCAAAAACAGGTCGCGCACGTTGCCGTTATCGTCGATAGCATCCAAAACGTAGTCGTCCAGGTTGGCAGCATTGAGGGTGTAGCCGGCACCGTAGTTCCCGATGGTCCAGGAGTTGTTGCTCAGGTCCGCGTTGTCGGCCGAGTCGTAGACCCGCTGATAGATGGAAACATCGGCGGGACGATCCTCGGCAATGGCATCCTGGGCGTGCAGGGTGGCGCCGGGCGCAATGCCCAGGCCATAAACGAAGCCATCGCCGTCGGCTGTAGCCGAGCCTCCGTCACCGGCCACAATACCGGCCACGTGGGTGCCATGCCCGGATCCCCTGCCATTATGGTTCAGATCTGGCGCGCCGTCCGATCCCGGCTCGCCTGGCTCGCTGTAGCCACCGTAGTCGGTGCCGGACACCACGTTGAGATCAGGATGATCCCAATCAACTCCGGTGTCTACCACTGCCACAGTTACCTCCCTGCCGCGATAACCGGTGGCGTCCAGCCAGTCGGCGTAACCTGTCTCAGGTTCGCCGCCTGGCGCGTTGTCAGCGATAATCTGGTTGGACCGTTCATCGTCGATCTCGGAGGGGAACTGCAGGTCAACGACGATGGTCTGGGCCAGCCGCGCCAGGTCGATAACCCGATCGGCCGCCAGGCTGAATTCAAGGACTGCCATCTGTCCCTGCTCGCCCATGACATGCCGGGGTGCCCTGGTGAAGATCTCTCCTCCCCAGGAAGCGATTGCCTGTTCCACCTCGGCCAGTCGACCGTCGTCGTAGAAAAGGGCCTGGAGAAAGGGCAGCGTTTCGTCGCCGGCCAGACTGCGCGCTTCGTTCAGCCTCCCGGTTATTCTATATGCCGTATGAAACTCGCCTGTCCAGCGCACGTTTGGCCATTCCAGCGCGCGATGGAGGTCCCGCGGACTGCTCCAGAGCAGAAACGCGTTGAAGGGGAAATATTGAAGGATCACCCCTG of Chloroflexota bacterium contains these proteins:
- a CDS encoding S8 family serine peptidase, with the translated sequence MSTRTRKHRSSQLLVWLVLFSLLASLVAPLGAGAASTPAQAPQQGPDSAVTNLPAPGDLDPQLVQEMLDAGVPAEDIDRQLADEWPAHLEALAAKNQRRTFARPPESGETDNPETQRTPDERAVPAHSQQDPLWDRIEAAHSARDWQAFADIVEEIPLIRLFQVARFARATLPPPERSQIVSQGPVSAELELQQAIEDEARRSDLIQQEAASRLLALVSQPAVEESNTPAGDPDYRGPQAVRTVGDSCTYSTLQSAVDAANSGDIIRVEGRTYTGSAATVNINSKSLTIKGGYDSTCTTQGTSATVLDGTGQGDSIFEIYGGTPGSVSVIIDLFQITGGETDSNHGGGIELSDGHQVELQRTTVSENTSDQGGGVFMEPDTTLILDDQSGLLKNTSTGDGGGVYCSDSSIEVRGDSFIGFWLFASFGNDADGNGGGLYLDNCDLLLDGNSGASMAGVIDNSASNGGGVYAINASRIDLRGGKARVAGNRATTYGGGLYLASGSDVWVDNGAINENTSGSSGGGVYGTGSGTTVDLDSSDAYFCGEARCAQLNDNTSTSAHGGGAFVAAGAKLDLESVYVEGNQAGSLGSGIYGRGDGTRVLVDSAMLTGGHAGSDYAFRLHNFAGGAPTAWVRSSTVAGNSGHSEGAFGINTSARLDADALVVWDNTGSALVAGPGDTTIDCSILQVDFPGNKNEVQDPQFLDPANGNYHIRRDSPAVDHCDSGFSRDIDYEVRPYDVPGVTNVLPTGAEFDPDELTARLSHSVRIDRSELAKLAQVDLSDGLLRSVVYPAYLWLDLDQAAFDRLAGSDVAFDQVENMAVISFDRFSFDPVRDGEPVSSTDLLHGSARNPEGEGLFLVQLRAPATEQDIDWLQATGVILQYFPFNAFLLWSSPRDLHRALEWPNVRWTGEFHTAYRITGRLNEARSLAGDETLPFLQALFYDDGRLAEVEQAIASWGGEIFTRAPRHVMGEQGQMAVLEFSLAADRVIDLARLAQTIVVDLQFPSEIDDERSNQIIADNAPGGEPETGYADWLDATGYRGREVTVAVVDTGVDWDHPDLNVVSGTDYGGYSEPGEPGSDGAPDLNHNGRGSGHGTHVAGIVAGDGGSATADGDGFVYGLGIAPGATLHAQDAIAEDRPADVSIYQRVYDSADNADLSNNSWTIGNYGAGYTLNAANLDDYVLDAIDDNGNVRDLFLTVFSAGNSGDDCPGPCMSSITEPKEAKNLIVTGNSLSRRSDMAGGLTGDIDSLRSSSSRGPAIDGRLLPNIMAPGAYIISTENRVVTAGGQIDITCATSPGNSTQHSYCSGTSMSSPAMAGAAALFTEFWRLRNDTSINPMPSMVKAALVNTTDDLAGGDDGWGNVMGSRPDDHQGWGRANLDRMLNPEVAVQYYQNPDLLTASGQSWSREIEVNDTGQPLRITLVWSDAPGAAGANPARVNDLDLRVVAPNGTTWYGNRFGSNGWSATGAVDDDLNNVENVWIQAPLTGVYTVRVEAEFINGDAYYFNGDPTDQHFSLVCYNCEERISGDYDAGADEAYAFVGLNGALCQYNTITGAIAAASPGDTIYIAPGTYPEVLGTIDTDLTLTAATGDCLSDSTGGVTIDANDVDRVAYVAPNTDVTLANLRLTDGTNPLGGILYVDSGSTVILDNTDLTYGSASNKGGGLRVYTTGTVELINGSKIEQNVTTGSGDGSGVALQDATLIMRNDSRVGDYLDPNESADLGGGVYMDGGELQMHDTSRIRSNVAANDGGGVYAFDGADVSLYDSADIGYVFETANNDAVNGGGIFLTDPGTTLAMYGVSGVQHNFASYRGGGIYVAGGASVTISSSLVADNEATDRGGGIFVEGESPPVEGDGNAPAAGPTVTIQNGSHIDNNLTGDLGGGIYILDDNADVSVDDSSVDNNVASGYFGAIRLWGQSTLTIHSGASLSYNWANGVSGGGLGIGKGSANLNNAVLQYNQAAHMGGAISQTGGELVILDSDIRWNEAGSHGGGIYNLDGTLRVEAVNQPGYVGVNQAGGNGGGIYYDNSNTLELRALSDYRLQINSNTAQANGGGIFASGGGLVDSWGWLQMGSNQADNHGGGIYLDGGATLWLDDENNTRIPEIWTNTALTGNGGGIYALDSASVRVEGAQIGGAVNGNEAPAGDGGGIYLDDSDLFMANTLVRNNQAGDNGGGIAAENGSGIQISSTMPAPVEAPPASPTNRVLVPVICDPSALPADHYCTEFRTNDAGDKGGAIHMEGESTGLVSHAAFLGNTASQASAVELYDSILALENSLIRDNVASGINDSTVHLYDVGGVGPSAELHALHNTFADNISHAVYFAAGTSGTFDNNIVWNNGSFGIITPLATAACNDTQGGALTGPGNISEDPLFTATPRGDYRLGVGSPAIDACPGGDSPDLDNVARPAGSDYDMGAFEVACIAGMTDVNGSGSVDIVDIQLVAGDFNNPAYTMAHDVDCDGDVDVNDIQIVASDWTP